From the genome of Megachile rotundata isolate GNS110a chromosome 3, iyMegRotu1, whole genome shotgun sequence:
aattttgtagaaaaatgaCCCTTTTGAGTCCCTGACTAAATGAGTCTCTTCTATACACTATACATAATATACGTATAGTATGCATAATTCGTAAGAGacattttcgaaatatttttttgatcaAATGTTCACGTTTAAAAGCAATTTCGTGAGAAATAAAGTCGAAGTCGAGAAGTGAAGCCGATTTGAAATTTAGTTAGGAATTATACATAATGTAAATGGCAGAATGAGACCCTTCGGGACTCAAGCGCtatcttttatatttctaattattaaaaGTTGACATGAAATTAGATTCACTTGACTTAAATTTCGCGCTAGTTTTCACAACTATTAGAAAGGCTTTATTAAACATCacagactacgtttccatcgagggttcaaatcgggtcagagtcgggttagagtcgggttagagttaagttgccttgcctgtttccatgggatcagagttacgttggggttggagttgggttgaacattaccaactgcacaaagtcaactaccatattctgacatgtaaagctgagcaatattaattttagaatatcaaaataacatacaaaaattatttctcagattacaagatcaccgacaaaaagtaataataacctcttctacaccaattaatacagcacgtgatacacaatgcaatttggatttgttatgttggcaacacgaactcgactcttgtcgtttccaccgaacctcaactgaacgctaccctaaaattttgtagggtagagttcaactaaacctttggcgtttccaccgtacaagcgctgaccccaacccgactctaacccgactctgacccgatttggaccctcgatggaaacgtagtcacaGATACCGTGTAGATTCTTTTTTCTTGTATCAATTCTTTGCTAATGTCAATGCTATATGCGCCGCACATGGCACAAAAACATGATTCGGCTTATAACTCTATGCTTCTATGTACAGTTTGTTTCTTCTCTTGAAGAACACAATATATGGTGAACAGCAAGCTCGTAACTTTGAGCTTTATCTTTCATTCATATTAAACCTATGTATTTCTccgtttttattattatacagaaaataaaataaaaaattgtaatttataattttacacatAAACTATGGCACACAGTAGGGCAGAAAGAATTGGAACAATTTTTTCCAGGTAAAATTATTTTCCTTGTATAATagagttttatatattttatataaaggtttgaaaatatttaaataacatattaaatgtgttaaattaattctaaaaatgaaaaatatttgtgttacTTTAGAAATATATTAGATTTTAAGTTAATATGTAATCATCTTAGAATAGTTAaaacacaaatttattaataaattttttattgcatttttggATATCACATCTcaagaaatattttgaattatttattaattttaggaTAACAGCATTATGGCAAAACAAGGCTTTACCAGAAACAAAATTACCATTATGGTATGATGTGTATAAAGCTTTTCCACCAAAATATGAACCAAGATTTGATAGACCAGCGCCTCAGACACCAATACGAAATATTCTGTATAAAGAAGATGCTATAAGAgcgtaaatataattaaatataaattacatataaataattgtaaaattcttttaTATATGAAATTTGTTACAGGAAATTTCATAATGATGTAGCACTTCGAATGATGGATTTGAAAAGTAACACGATATCTCGAACTCAATTATtctgtaacatatgtgacagtCTTCAGAAGGTAATGTGTtagaaatattatattacttttactaACATACCGTGTACTGAACAaaaagagttaaatattttaatattaaaagaataatGCTGATCAGACCAAGTGAAAAAGAAAACTTTGCTAAGATACAGTGCACTTATGATTTATGATCCTCATGTTAAGGGTAGATAGAAttcattaaataaaagaaaaataagattttaataaatgttaccAAAAACTTTATAttcaaagttaaaattaatattgtatataaattgCAGTGTTTAACTTATTTGTTTCTGATgtgtaaataactaaatatcatattattagttctACTGATTATAAGAAAACTTTTTATGTGTTCACATATATATAAGAATTTTAAACCTTTGAAATCTCTGACTTTCTTTACGTTgtttcacaaatattttctatctatctaaataatttatataatcttAAGAAATTCTCGCTACAAAGGTTCACATAAATTGagttatttacatattataattgattaataaaagCAAATAAGTTCAGTGCTATAACTTaagtcataaattatttaaaatttggaatacataaattatttgatCCATGTTTATCAGaactgtttttttttgtttgatgATCTATCATGAAagtatttaacccttttattaacaccctgtatataataatttatctacTCAAAATAGGCACATTATGCAGTTTGTTTGTTTTCAATGAtaacaaaaatatgtaatagAAGTCAATCTTAGTTGATTTTGTGGAAAATATAGTCTTCAATATTCCAgtatgttaataattatatgaAGGTTACCCCTTTCTTAAAATAgggttgaatatttttttttatgtatactGTTAAAACAATCAATACATCAGATATTTCATACTGTTGTGTTAAATATTTCACATGAAATCATATagcataaattttttataaaaatatttcaatacttttttaaatataacgCTTTAAACATTTGATCTGTGTAAAAAATGTCATTCTGTTTAAACATTGTGTTTGCATTAATATCTTTTCTACATTTGTACTTatggaaatattaattgatTGTTTCCCTTTAAATCAAGTAAGATTGGTCTTATAGAGGGTTGAACCGGTGatcagggaatttggaaaaatacatAATGGACTGGCAGACATTTGAGATTGTTCTATGTAGAATTTATTATCATTCAcgttaagggggtgaaaataacCCTCAAAGTGGGGGGTGAGAATCACGTTTTGtggaatatctcgggaaccagtAGAGCTAGAGGGATTGTTTAAATTGCAGAGTTGTGTAGTTTTTAATGCGGAATTCAACTGTGCaaatggattttaaaaaatcgcatttgtttaaataatatattaaaaaatgtcactTTTTTGTTAGTTTTTCTGTTTAAAAGTTGTATCTTctcgtaattttttatgtgataattatactagtaagtataaaatacggataaaatggaattttcatttttacattgtaaatatagttaACGAAGTTACATTTTTATCGTACCTTTGCGGGACGCGGCCTCAAATGCATATAATCAAGTATGTAAAGAGCTTCTACATCTTTACTG
Proteins encoded in this window:
- the mRpS23 gene encoding mitochondrial ribosomal protein S23, giving the protein MAHSRAERIGTIFSRITALWQNKALPETKLPLWYDVYKAFPPKYEPRFDRPAPQTPIRNILYKEDAIRAKFHNDVALRMMDLKSNTISRTQLFCNICDSLQKAGIEEAEIYDKALFIYTTAFEKSIKPQTKERKPQIKESKPQTKEMKPWTEETRSQINDTLPNDNAKN